In Verrucomicrobiota bacterium, the DNA window CTTCCGGTACGTGTTGCAGATCAGTAAACCCAAGACTGCTGCACTGTTCGTCGGTAGTCTTGTTCACGCTATCCTGCAATCCTGGTCTATGGCACGTTGGAAGAAAGAGCCGTTTGATCTGGAAAAGTACAAAGCCCAGTTCGACGAGCAATGGAAGGATCAACAAGCAAAGGCTAGGATTGATTGGGAAGGAGAAGAAGACAAGGAACGCGCTGGTGCCTGGAATGCCATCGAATGCTACTTCAAACAAACGCCTATTACCCAAGATGAAAAGCCGGAAGCAGTGGAAGTGTCAGTAGAGGCAGATCTGGAAAAGCATGGATTGCCTAAGCTGATAGGGGTATTGGATCTGGTAAGGGAAGGAGGAAGGATAGTAGACTTCAAAACCTGCGGTCAAACCCCTCACCCCGAAATGGTCAAACACACCAACCTACTGCAACTATCCTGTTATGCAGTGCTGTACCGGGAATGCACTGGTCATCTGGAAGGCGGGCTCGAAATCCACAGTATCGTCAAAACCAAAACGCCCAAGATCATCAT includes these proteins:
- a CDS encoding PD-(D/E)XK nuclease family protein, which gives rise to MIALLEPPRATPEPNNDRLEELVKTVSASRLNLWNNCRLKFYFRYVLQISKPKTAALFVGSLVHAILQSWSMARWKKEPFDLEKYKAQFDEQWKDQQAKARIDWEGEEDKERAGAWNAIECYFKQTPITQDEKPEAVEVSVEADLEKHGLPKLIGVLDLVREGGRIVDFKTCGQTPHPEMVKHTNLLQLSCYAVLYRECTGHLEGGLEIHSIVKTKTPKIIITELPPMTNQQQTRLFKIIESYQAGIYREDFVPAAGFTCAGCEYLKECRAW